The genomic stretch ATCTGCTGCACGACCAAAATGCCTTGTCTTAGTGACTTCCAAAAATGTTTTAAGTAGTTCTGTATCCAAGAGTTTAGCCTTCACTAGATAAAATAAATAACCACATAATACAATATAGTTTAGATATTCAATAACAAATTATTTTTATCGTCAGCAGTAAAATTGTTCGTTTTACACCAACTCATTCCCGCCCTACCATCGCCGAAAAATAACCCCCTATACAGTTTGGTAGAATGCTATGAAAATTTGTTTTGTTATGTACCCTTGGGAAAATGTTGAGCCAGAAAATGATTCAACACTACGCATGATCCATGAAGTTGCGAGCCGCGGTCACACTGTAGCGATCACAACACCGAATAATTTAACAATGCGTGACAGCATGTCGATTGCTTTTTGTAAGGTACTTAAGAAAGGCGCTATATCAACAAATATTCCAGGGTTTTATCGTAAAGCAGAGTTTAGAGAAGCACAGCTACCTTTAGCAGGTTTTGACGCCATTATTATGCGTGCTAATCCGCCGCTTGATACGATGGCATTGAACTTTTTAGACTCTGTACGTGATGATACTTTTATCATGAATGATATTGATGGTTTACGTATCGCGAACAATAAATTGTATACGGCATCAATGTCTGATTTGAATAAAGAATTCATCCCAGTAACGCATGTATCAAAGCAACGTGATTATCTCGAATCAGTGCTCGCCGAAAACACCAAAGACTGCATGATCCTCAAGCCATTAAATGGTTACGGCGGTTCAGGCGTGATTTTGTTGGATAAAAATGCTAAATCGAGTGTTAAATCCTTACTTGATTTTTATATTGGTGACGATCAAAACTACGTTATTTTGCAGGATTATATTGACGGCGCTGAAGAAGGCGACGTGCGTATTATGATGCTAAACGGGCAACCGATTGGCGCAATGAAACGCATACCGGCAGATGGTGATGTACGTTCAAATATTCACGCTGGTGGTAGAGAAGTAAAGCATGTACTGACCAAGCAAGAGTTACGCTTGTGTAAACACATTGGCCCTAAATTAGTTAGAGATGGTCTGTACCTTGTTGGTCTTGATGTTATCAACGGCAAATTAGTGGAAGTAAATGTATTAAGTCCGGGTGGCATTACTCGTATTAACCGTTTAAATCGCACTAAGTTACAAGTAGAGATCATTGATTTCGTTGAAAGTGTTGTCAATGCAAAGAATATCAATATTGCGCGTAAAAATGAATTTCGTAAGGTGATTGCAGATGCAGCAGCTTACTGAGAAGGCGATACTCAATAATATCCGTAAGCAGATACCATTCACTGCGCAGTTAGAAGATGGCTGTTTGACATTACGGATCAGTGAGTATCAGCCACATATAGCAACAGCGATTCATCACGGTCATCAAATACGCGAATCATTAAGTCAGCATATATTGCTGACTGAACAAGAGCGTTATTATGAAGAAGATCCCTTTACTGGTGATTTTATTTCTTCACAGCCGATTGTTTTGCAAGTTGAAGATTCTCGTTATGAGTATGACCTTAACAGACCGTTAGCTGAATGTGTCTATAAAACCGCTTGGGGTAAAGATATCTGGTCAGACACTTTACCAACAAGCGAAATAGCATTAAGCAAAGCGAAACATAGCCGTTACTATCGTATTTTAAAGTGCTTGATTAGCACTTTAGAAGCAAAGTTCGGTTTGTGTTTACTGTATGATATTCATGCTTATAACTATCAGCGTATTGAGGCTAAGACGCCAACATTTAACATTGGCACACAACAATTAAATAGCCGTCATTGGCGTAAAGTACTCGATAACATACAACGTAAATTGAAACACATTGAGTTACCAAATATCACGGTTTCAGTGGCTGAGAATGATGTCTTTAAAGGGCTTGGCTATCAAGCGAGTTTTGTTACCGAACATTTTCGTAATACCTTAATCATGCCGATTGAAGTTAAAAAGGTATACATGAATGAAATGGGCGGTGAAAGCTTCCCATTGGTTATCGAAAAACTAAAAGAAGGCATGAAAACAGCAATCAATGAACATGCTGCAGCAACAATAACGCATTACAGCAAAGGAAAACGAAAACCACTACGGCATGTCTTATCGTCTAGCCTACCGACAGAAGTCGTAAAGCTAGATAAAGACTTATATGCCCTAGCCCGTGGCATTAATACGCTCAACTATATTACGCCTAAAAATTTGAAGCAGGAAAAGAAACGATTCTTACATAATCCATTTTCCTATCAGCCTAATTTCACTTATCGACAGTTAGATATTGACCCTTACAAATTTAAGGAGAATTTATATCGATTGCCGGTCGAAACAATCTTAGATGCTGACATTCAAAAATTGTACCGTACTGTCATTGAGCAATTAGCGATGCGTATTGATTTGCTAGCCAGTATTGGTACTGAACAATTCTTGTATAATTCACTGCGTTATTATGGTGAACCAAATAAAGAAGATATAAGTAATGCAAAGTTCATTTTACATGCATGTGAATATCTTCCAATTATGGATGCGAGTATTGACGCCGCTGGTGCTGTCGCCGCGTT from Moritella marina ATCC 15381 encodes the following:
- the gshB gene encoding glutathione synthase — encoded protein: MKICFVMYPWENVEPENDSTLRMIHEVASRGHTVAITTPNNLTMRDSMSIAFCKVLKKGAISTNIPGFYRKAEFREAQLPLAGFDAIIMRANPPLDTMALNFLDSVRDDTFIMNDIDGLRIANNKLYTASMSDLNKEFIPVTHVSKQRDYLESVLAENTKDCMILKPLNGYGGSGVILLDKNAKSSVKSLLDFYIGDDQNYVILQDYIDGAEEGDVRIMMLNGQPIGAMKRIPADGDVRSNIHAGGREVKHVLTKQELRLCKHIGPKLVRDGLYLVGLDVINGKLVEVNVLSPGGITRINRLNRTKLQVEIIDFVESVVNAKNINIARKNEFRKVIADAAAY
- a CDS encoding flavohemoglobin expression-modulating QEGLA motif protein produces the protein MQQLTEKAILNNIRKQIPFTAQLEDGCLTLRISEYQPHIATAIHHGHQIRESLSQHILLTEQERYYEEDPFTGDFISSQPIVLQVEDSRYEYDLNRPLAECVYKTAWGKDIWSDTLPTSEIALSKAKHSRYYRILKCLISTLEAKFGLCLLYDIHAYNYQRIEAKTPTFNIGTQQLNSRHWRKVLDNIQRKLKHIELPNITVSVAENDVFKGLGYQASFVTEHFRNTLIMPIEVKKVYMNEMGGESFPLVIEKLKEGMKTAINEHAAATITHYSKGKRKPLRHVLSSSLPTEVVKLDKDLYALARGINTLNYITPKNLKQEKKRFLHNPFSYQPNFTYRQLDIDPYKFKENLYRLPVETILDADIQKLYRTVIEQLAMRIDLLASIGTEQFLYNSLRYYGEPNKEDISNAKFILHACEYLPIMDASIDAAGAVAAFQQAAAEYGVKCKVVEAKNMIARAMVSGRTIKVNNECSFNDTDLNALIHHELGVHLLTTANAEVQPLHIFKLGLPGNTHAQEGLAILCEYLSGNLPLHRLKTLALRVIAVSKMVAGESFNQCYLDLINGHNVTIDDAFTITLRAYRGGGFTKDYLYLRGLKEALQMYKQGDISSLFIGKTGFNSKILLDELIARGILKSPHYVPKALSMKSEEDTIMTFILDCI